A region from the Thauera humireducens genome encodes:
- a CDS encoding thiolase family protein, whose translation MGLKGNAAIVGAAQYRPEKYATAPRMFHLEQVADLAGRALADAGLKAADIDGLVVHGPQFHEAQVFVPAMAAEYLGLSLNFAEVVDLGGCSSVAAVWRAAMAVELGLCQAVLCVIPARMAPFGPDEDPSWMARAMRFGGHSTAFGAPEAEFDLPYGHMGQNTGYAMIAQRYAAKYGYDPVAMAKIAVDQRTNALANPDASFFGKPLSIEDVLASKMVAEPLRVLEIVMPVAGGAAVIVASKEVAARARNRGACITGFGEHLYFKSPTYATEMTDTPIGPAAERAFAMAGVKRSDIHAAQIYDCYTITVLLTLEDAGFAPKGEGMRWVREHDLTYKGNFPMNTHGGQLSFGQSGTAGGMSQVIEAFHQIAGRAGDRQLKRCDTVFVSGTGGVMSEQGALILQGA comes from the coding sequence ATGGGTCTCAAAGGAAACGCAGCAATCGTCGGCGCCGCGCAGTACAGGCCGGAGAAGTACGCGACCGCACCGCGGATGTTCCATCTCGAGCAGGTGGCCGACCTGGCCGGTCGCGCGCTGGCCGATGCCGGCCTGAAGGCCGCGGATATCGACGGGCTGGTGGTCCATGGCCCGCAGTTCCACGAGGCGCAGGTCTTCGTGCCGGCGATGGCGGCCGAATACCTCGGCCTGTCGCTCAACTTCGCCGAAGTCGTCGACCTGGGCGGGTGCTCGTCGGTGGCGGCGGTGTGGCGTGCGGCGATGGCGGTCGAGCTGGGCCTGTGCCAGGCCGTGCTGTGCGTGATCCCTGCGCGCATGGCCCCCTTCGGGCCCGATGAAGATCCGAGCTGGATGGCCCGTGCGATGCGCTTCGGGGGTCACAGCACCGCCTTCGGCGCACCCGAGGCCGAGTTCGACCTGCCCTATGGCCACATGGGCCAGAACACCGGTTACGCGATGATCGCCCAGCGCTACGCGGCCAAGTACGGCTATGACCCGGTCGCGATGGCCAAGATCGCGGTCGATCAGCGCACCAACGCACTCGCCAATCCGGACGCCAGCTTCTTCGGCAAGCCGCTCAGCATCGAGGACGTGCTCGCCAGCAAGATGGTGGCCGAGCCGCTGCGCGTGCTCGAGATCGTGATGCCGGTGGCCGGCGGCGCGGCGGTGATCGTGGCCTCGAAGGAAGTGGCGGCGCGGGCGAGGAACCGTGGCGCCTGCATCACCGGCTTTGGCGAGCACCTGTACTTCAAGTCGCCGACCTACGCGACCGAGATGACCGACACGCCGATCGGCCCCGCGGCCGAGCGTGCCTTCGCGATGGCGGGCGTCAAGCGCAGCGACATCCACGCCGCGCAGATCTACGACTGCTACACCATCACCGTGCTGCTGACCCTGGAAGACGCGGGCTTCGCGCCGAAGGGCGAGGGCATGCGCTGGGTGCGCGAGCACGACCTGACCTACAAGGGCAATTTCCCGATGAACACCCATGGCGGGCAGCTCAGCTTCGGGCAGAGCGGCACCGCGGGCGGCATGTCGCAGGTCATCGAGGCCTTCCACCAGATCGCCGGCCGTGCGGGCGATCGTCAGCTCAAGCGTTGCGACACCGTGTTCGTTTCCGGCACCGGTGGCGTGATGAGCGAGCAGGGCGCACTGATTCTCCAGGGAGCATGA
- a CDS encoding nuclear transport factor 2 family protein: MTTSPPQADLLARIDRLESLDAIRQLVGKYSLSLDMRDLDAHVNLFAPDIRVGREKVGRAHLKAWVDDTLRNQFSGTSHHLGQHIIEFTDPDHAVGVVYSKNEHETGPEWVVMQMLYWDDYERIDGCWYFRRRLPCYWYAADLNKPPIGDRKMRWPGREPYQGTFHDLFPSWKAFWAERPDKERLPEVAEPAPMDSFLATMRRGAPDPRIRVR; this comes from the coding sequence ATGACGACCTCCCCGCCGCAGGCCGACCTGCTCGCACGCATCGACCGCCTCGAGTCACTTGACGCCATCCGCCAACTGGTGGGCAAGTATTCGCTGTCGCTCGACATGCGCGACCTCGATGCGCATGTGAACCTCTTTGCGCCGGACATCCGCGTTGGCCGCGAGAAGGTCGGCCGCGCCCACCTCAAGGCCTGGGTGGACGACACCTTGCGCAACCAGTTCTCGGGCACGTCCCACCACCTGGGGCAGCACATCATCGAGTTCACCGACCCGGATCATGCCGTCGGCGTCGTGTATTCGAAGAACGAGCACGAGACCGGGCCTGAGTGGGTCGTGATGCAGATGCTGTATTGGGACGATTACGAGCGCATCGACGGATGCTGGTATTTCCGGCGCCGCCTGCCTTGCTACTGGTATGCCGCGGACCTGAACAAGCCGCCGATCGGCGACCGGAAGATGCGCTGGCCGGGGCGCGAACCCTATCAGGGGACGTTCCACGATCTGTTCCCGTCGTGGAAGGCGTTCTGGGCCGAGCGGCCGGACAAGGAGCGCCTGCCGGAAGTCGCCGAGCCGGCGCCGATGGACAGCTTTCTGGCAACGATGCGCCGAGGCGCGCCCGACCCGCGTATCCGCGTCCGCTGA
- a CDS encoding alpha/beta fold hydrolase, which translates to MTSPDLPIPLDQFAELDNGLRLHYLDVGHGPVVVWLHGSGPGASGYSNFKGNYPAFVEAGFRNIVLDLPGFGRSDKPADAQYNLDFFVANLNAFLGKIGVTKCTLLGNSLGGAISIGQALAHPDTVERLILMAPGGVEERETYFRMEGIVRMVETFAKGPMGPAEMRHVMSLQVFDPSLLDDTIINERAAIAPSQPANLFSTMMVPNMTTRLHEIKAPIFGFWGTDDKFNPHTGALKVIENAPNARMILLNQCGHWVQVEHRDLFNRSCIDFLTKG; encoded by the coding sequence ATGACCTCACCCGATCTGCCCATCCCGCTCGACCAGTTCGCCGAACTCGACAACGGCCTGCGCCTGCACTACCTCGATGTCGGCCACGGGCCGGTGGTGGTCTGGCTGCACGGCAGCGGCCCCGGCGCGAGCGGCTACAGCAACTTCAAGGGGAACTACCCGGCCTTCGTCGAGGCGGGTTTCCGCAACATCGTGCTCGACCTGCCCGGTTTCGGCCGCTCGGACAAGCCCGCCGACGCCCAGTACAACCTCGACTTCTTCGTCGCCAACCTGAACGCCTTCCTTGGCAAGATCGGCGTCACGAAATGCACCCTGCTCGGCAACTCCCTGGGTGGCGCGATCTCGATCGGGCAGGCGCTGGCCCACCCCGATACCGTCGAGCGCCTGATCCTGATGGCACCCGGCGGGGTCGAGGAGCGCGAGACCTACTTCAGGATGGAAGGCATCGTGCGCATGGTCGAGACCTTTGCCAAGGGGCCGATGGGTCCGGCGGAAATGCGCCACGTCATGAGCCTGCAGGTGTTCGATCCGTCGCTGCTCGACGACACCATCATCAACGAACGCGCCGCCATCGCACCGTCGCAACCGGCCAACCTGTTCTCGACGATGATGGTGCCGAACATGACGACCCGCCTGCACGAGATCAAGGCGCCGATCTTCGGTTTCTGGGGCACCGACGACAAGTTCAACCCGCACACCGGGGCGCTGAAGGTGATCGAGAACGCCCCGAACGCGCGCATGATCCTGCTCAACCAGTGCGGCCACTGGGTCCAGGTGGAACACCGCGATCTGTTCAACCGCAGCTGCATTGATTTCCTGACCAAGGGGTAA
- a CDS encoding PQQ-dependent dehydrogenase, methanol/ethanol family, with translation MRRFTLKPLLALLAAGSVLVAQAPAFAASPAPASRPETGGEWPRHGLDAAETRFSPLSAISADNVGRLGLAWHFRFDRPRGVEATPIMVDGTLYVSGPWGVVYAVDARNGQLRWQHDPEVPAGKGMHACCDVVNRGVAVEDGRVFVATIDGRLQALDAQSGRLLWSMRTFAIDAPYTITGAPRVARGLVIIGNGGAEYGVRGFVSAYDAQTGELRWRFYTVPGNPADGPDGAISDRPLQDIALPTWRGEWSRYGGGGTVWDSMAWDPELDLLYVGVGNGSPHDRDVRSPGGGDNLFLSSIVAIRRTTGEYVWHYQTTPGDSWDYTATQHMILAELEIDGRARKVLMQAPKNGFFYVLDRTTGELLSAEKYVPVNWASHVDPASGRPVETEGARYPAGQPFMVQPSQLGGHNWQPMAWSPNTGLVYIPAQENTGFMMKEPDFRFEPDRWNTGVLNPPMPPDPSLLAQAKASMRGHLLAWDPVRRTAAWRTQHNSSWNGGVLATAGGLVFQGVGGEGLAAFDARDGRRLWQSDTWLDILGGPISYVLDGEQYVAAAAGFGSSIHLTSSSLLPRTGAPVPGGLFVWKLDGRAAMPTPESRPDLTPPADEGTEGQIQQGGALYARYCMQCHGAGAMAGGGMPDLRHSPYLTDAALFRRPLIDGVLSARGMPDFGKTLQPAQADAIRAYVIRMAHAMRAGAASR, from the coding sequence ATGCGTCGCTTCACCCTCAAGCCGCTGCTCGCCCTGCTGGCGGCAGGCAGCGTCCTCGTCGCACAGGCGCCCGCCTTCGCCGCGTCGCCCGCCCCCGCGTCCCGACCCGAAACGGGGGGCGAGTGGCCCCGACATGGACTGGACGCCGCCGAGACCCGCTTCAGCCCCCTGTCCGCGATCAGCGCGGACAACGTCGGACGGCTGGGACTGGCCTGGCACTTCCGCTTCGACCGGCCGCGTGGCGTCGAGGCCACCCCCATCATGGTGGACGGCACGCTATACGTCAGCGGCCCGTGGGGCGTGGTGTATGCCGTCGACGCGCGCAACGGCCAGCTCAGATGGCAGCACGATCCCGAGGTGCCGGCCGGCAAGGGCATGCACGCATGCTGCGACGTGGTCAATCGCGGCGTGGCGGTCGAAGACGGGCGCGTCTTCGTGGCCACCATCGACGGCAGACTGCAGGCTCTGGATGCGCAAAGCGGCCGCCTGCTGTGGTCGATGCGGACCTTCGCCATCGACGCGCCCTACACCATCACCGGCGCTCCGCGCGTGGCGCGCGGCCTGGTCATCATCGGCAACGGCGGCGCCGAATACGGCGTGCGCGGTTTCGTTTCTGCCTACGACGCACAGACCGGCGAACTGCGCTGGCGCTTCTATACCGTGCCGGGCAATCCGGCCGACGGCCCCGACGGCGCCATCTCCGACCGCCCGCTGCAGGACATCGCACTGCCGACCTGGCGCGGCGAATGGTCGCGCTACGGTGGTGGCGGCACCGTCTGGGACTCGATGGCCTGGGATCCGGAACTGGACCTCCTTTACGTCGGCGTCGGCAACGGCTCGCCGCACGACCGCGATGTCCGCAGTCCCGGCGGTGGTGACAACCTGTTCCTGTCCTCGATCGTCGCGATCCGCCGCACCACCGGCGAGTACGTCTGGCACTACCAGACCACGCCGGGCGACAGCTGGGACTACACCGCCACCCAGCACATGATCCTGGCCGAGCTCGAGATCGACGGTCGTGCGCGCAAGGTGCTGATGCAGGCACCGAAGAACGGCTTCTTCTACGTACTGGACCGGACGACGGGCGAACTGCTCTCCGCGGAAAAATACGTCCCCGTCAACTGGGCCAGCCACGTCGACCCCGCCAGCGGCCGTCCGGTCGAAACCGAGGGCGCGCGTTACCCCGCCGGCCAGCCCTTCATGGTGCAGCCTTCGCAGCTTGGCGGCCACAACTGGCAGCCCATGGCCTGGAGCCCAAACACCGGCCTGGTCTACATCCCGGCGCAGGAGAACACAGGCTTCATGATGAAGGAGCCGGACTTCCGCTTCGAGCCCGACCGCTGGAACACCGGCGTCCTGAACCCGCCGATGCCGCCCGACCCGTCCCTGCTCGCGCAGGCCAAGGCATCGATGCGGGGGCACCTGCTGGCCTGGGACCCGGTACGTCGTACCGCCGCATGGCGCACGCAACACAATAGCTCGTGGAACGGCGGCGTACTCGCCACTGCCGGCGGTCTGGTGTTTCAGGGCGTCGGCGGCGAGGGACTTGCCGCCTTCGACGCGCGGGATGGACGTCGTCTGTGGCAGTCGGATACCTGGCTCGACATTCTCGGCGGGCCGATCAGCTACGTGCTCGATGGCGAACAGTACGTCGCCGCAGCCGCCGGCTTCGGAAGCTCCATCCATCTCACCTCGAGTTCCCTGTTGCCGCGCACCGGCGCACCGGTACCGGGCGGTCTGTTCGTCTGGAAACTGGACGGGCGGGCGGCAATGCCCACGCCCGAAAGCCGGCCGGACCTCACCCCGCCTGCCGACGAGGGCACCGAGGGCCAGATCCAGCAGGGCGGCGCGCTCTATGCCCGATACTGCATGCAGTGCCATGGCGCAGGGGCGATGGCCGGCGGCGGCATGCCCGACCTGCGCCACTCGCCCTACCTCACCGACGCCGCCCTGTTCCGCCGCCCGCTCATCGACGGCGTGCTGTCAGCGCGTGGCATGCCGGACTTCGGCAAGACGCTGCAGCCGGCGCAGGCCGATGCAATCCGTGCCTACGTGATCCGCATGGCGCATGCCATGCGCGCCGGCGCCGCATCGCGCTGA
- a CDS encoding OB-fold domain-containing protein — MSTNKPLPTPTEISAPFWNGLKEGRLTIPQCTSCGHWIFFPRRHCDKCWSQDLTWKTVKGTGTLYTYTLTRIPTLPDFADEMPQKMAVVELDEGVRINTTLVGVDEAEIQVGMRVKPVFDTVKSDGTALLRFTAADKDMAERIDSTPAALAAAAEAAAAAPVADKRQVRFDDEAAMKSLVSETYSAWSNQIVVDQALIDEFAKLSGDDYWIHTDPERARKQSPFGGTIAHGALVQVLQSRLRIPLDYEVVGFNNMVNYGSDRLRFPAPVPAGSRIHARTRVKAVEKLPKGMQLTMEIVTHVVGSERPSVINDLVILYM, encoded by the coding sequence ATGTCGACCAACAAACCGCTGCCGACGCCGACCGAGATCTCGGCGCCGTTCTGGAACGGCCTCAAGGAAGGTCGCCTCACGATCCCGCAGTGCACCTCCTGCGGCCATTGGATCTTCTTTCCGCGTCGCCATTGCGACAAGTGCTGGTCGCAGGATCTGACATGGAAGACGGTCAAGGGCACGGGTACGCTCTACACCTACACCCTGACCCGCATTCCGACGCTGCCTGACTTTGCCGACGAGATGCCGCAGAAGATGGCGGTGGTCGAACTGGACGAAGGCGTGCGCATCAACACCACGCTTGTCGGGGTGGACGAAGCCGAGATCCAGGTGGGCATGCGGGTGAAGCCGGTGTTCGATACCGTGAAGTCCGACGGTACGGCCCTGCTGCGCTTCACCGCCGCCGACAAGGACATGGCCGAGCGCATCGACAGCACGCCCGCGGCGCTGGCCGCTGCCGCAGAGGCTGCTGCTGCAGCGCCGGTGGCCGACAAGCGTCAGGTGCGCTTCGACGACGAGGCGGCGATGAAGTCGCTGGTCAGCGAGACCTATTCGGCGTGGAGCAATCAGATCGTCGTCGATCAGGCGCTGATCGACGAGTTCGCCAAGCTGTCGGGTGACGATTACTGGATTCACACCGATCCCGAGCGCGCGCGCAAGCAGAGCCCCTTCGGCGGCACCATCGCCCACGGCGCGCTGGTGCAGGTGCTGCAGTCGCGCCTGCGCATCCCGCTCGACTACGAAGTGGTCGGCTTCAACAACATGGTCAATTACGGCTCCGATCGCCTGCGCTTCCCGGCCCCGGTGCCGGCAGGTTCGCGCATCCATGCGCGCACCCGGGTCAAGGCGGTGGAGAAGCTGCCCAAGGGCATGCAGCTGACGATGGAGATCGTCACCCATGTCGTCGGCAGCGAGCGGCCCTCGGTCATCAACGACCTGGTGATCCTGTACATGTAA
- a CDS encoding spinster family MFS transporter, translating to MNATQGSSHKTTWHTHYALAVLAIIYVFNYIDRLVISILIEPIKIEFGISDTQIGLLSGVAFAIFYTAFGLPFGRLADRIGRKPVIALACIAWSGMTMLCGVATSFAMLLLFRIGVAVGEAGGTAPSVAMVSDLYPPEKRSRALSVFLMGPSLGAVLGLGLGGWIAQTYGWRTAFLVIGAPGVLLGLLLWLTVRSPAAPAPVPAASAGAAKEDWRSTLRELLATPAFLLITLAGTLAAIMGYAIGTWNPSFMIRSHDLSMQHAGLLIGLGGGLSATVGTLMCGSLTDRLVARDPGWQLGVPLLACLVSVPLGLCFYLWPAGIAFHLGSIPIPEAFYFYLAFSFAATWWAVPCFGAISHLFPPGRLAQATAIFVMGMTLFGVGLGPIVVGSLSDFFAASIGKEALRYALASTVGLYVLTALCLLAAIPAYRRKLGQTPAKSRTAAVGA from the coding sequence GTGAACGCAACCCAAGGCAGCTCACATAAAACCACCTGGCATACGCACTACGCGTTGGCCGTGCTGGCGATCATCTACGTCTTCAATTACATCGACCGCCTCGTCATCTCGATCCTGATCGAGCCGATCAAGATCGAGTTCGGCATCTCCGATACCCAGATCGGCCTGCTGTCGGGGGTGGCATTTGCGATCTTCTACACCGCGTTCGGCCTGCCTTTCGGGCGCCTCGCCGACCGCATCGGCCGCAAGCCCGTGATCGCCCTGGCGTGCATTGCTTGGAGCGGCATGACCATGCTGTGCGGCGTCGCGACCAGCTTTGCCATGCTGTTGCTGTTCCGCATCGGCGTTGCGGTTGGCGAAGCCGGCGGCACGGCGCCGTCGGTGGCGATGGTGTCCGACCTCTATCCACCCGAGAAACGCTCGCGCGCGCTGTCGGTATTCCTGATGGGGCCGAGTCTGGGCGCGGTACTCGGTCTGGGGCTCGGTGGCTGGATCGCGCAGACCTATGGCTGGCGAACCGCCTTCCTGGTCATCGGCGCACCGGGCGTGTTGCTCGGCCTGCTGCTGTGGCTGACTGTGCGCAGCCCGGCCGCCCCGGCCCCCGTGCCCGCGGCCAGCGCTGGCGCCGCAAAGGAAGACTGGCGCAGCACGCTACGCGAGTTGCTGGCAACGCCGGCATTCCTGCTGATCACCCTGGCCGGCACGCTGGCGGCGATCATGGGGTATGCAATCGGCACCTGGAACCCCAGCTTCATGATCCGCTCGCACGATCTCAGCATGCAGCACGCGGGCCTGCTGATCGGACTCGGGGGCGGGCTCAGCGCCACCGTCGGCACGCTGATGTGCGGCAGCCTCACCGACCGTCTGGTGGCACGCGACCCGGGCTGGCAGCTTGGCGTGCCGCTTCTCGCCTGCCTCGTCAGCGTGCCGCTCGGCTTGTGCTTCTATCTGTGGCCGGCAGGGATCGCCTTCCACCTGGGTAGCATCCCGATTCCCGAGGCCTTCTACTTCTACCTTGCCTTCAGCTTCGCCGCGACATGGTGGGCGGTCCCCTGCTTCGGCGCCATCAGCCACCTCTTCCCGCCGGGCCGTCTCGCGCAAGCCACGGCGATCTTCGTCATGGGCATGACCCTGTTCGGCGTCGGCCTCGGTCCGATCGTGGTCGGCAGCCTCAGCGACTTCTTCGCTGCCAGCATCGGCAAGGAAGCACTGCGCTACGCGCTGGCCAGCACCGTCGGGCTGTATGTGCTGACCGCGCTCTGCCTGCTGGCCGCGATTCCAGCCTATCGCCGCAAGCTGGGCCAGACGCCCGCAAAGTCGCGCACCGCAGCCGTCGGTGCCTGA
- a CDS encoding long-chain-acyl-CoA synthetase has product MSESDFMTRQDVRSRKVVSRDETQAKLDVRSVAASRIKPADRYTLADRIEEKAASQGARTLLVYGNEHLSYAEVDARANQVAHALHARGLRCGDVCALAMENRLEFFVYWFGLAKLGVVTAVINTQVTGRPLIHALESTRARAVIVGEECLANFAVTEGRPDQPLYLVADAEKPAEADHRTFVSADITSEVAAASRATFPRQGRAEVRAEETMLLIFTSGTTGLPKAARYSHMRWMSSGDVMEVTLGVTPDDVFYCCLPLYHGAAATSVTSTALKAGASIVVRRKFSTREFWSDVRRNGITIVQYIGEICRYLLNAPPQPNDREHSLRCMLGAGLTMESWTRWIERFGEVDIYEGWGSTEANTAVINVDNVPGSVGRVPYWEKSNFRLVRYDVETESHPRDENGRYILCKPGEVGEGLGYIVNHPDIGAGRFEGYTSPEATEKKILRNVFAEGDAFWSSGDLLRYDEDGYFYFVDRIGDTFRWKSENVSTAEVAEALADYPGMELLNIYGVKVPNHEGRAGMAAIVMQPGHAFDPKAFYELTEQRIPRYAAPQFVRVSAAADLTTTYKLRKVDLQRQGYDPRAFDDPLFVRDEKAGTYRPYSEEVLRDAGFPPFA; this is encoded by the coding sequence GTGTCTGAATCCGATTTCATGACGAGGCAGGACGTACGATCGCGGAAGGTGGTGTCGCGCGACGAAACCCAGGCCAAGCTGGATGTCCGTTCGGTCGCTGCGAGCCGGATCAAGCCGGCCGATCGTTACACGCTCGCCGACCGCATCGAGGAAAAGGCGGCCAGCCAGGGGGCACGCACGTTGCTGGTGTATGGCAACGAGCACCTCAGCTATGCCGAGGTCGATGCGCGCGCGAACCAGGTCGCCCATGCCCTGCATGCCCGCGGCTTGCGATGCGGCGACGTCTGTGCGCTGGCCATGGAGAACCGGCTCGAGTTCTTCGTCTACTGGTTCGGTTTGGCCAAGTTGGGCGTGGTCACGGCGGTCATCAACACGCAGGTCACCGGACGTCCGTTGATCCATGCGCTCGAGTCGACCCGGGCGCGGGCCGTCATCGTGGGCGAGGAGTGCCTGGCAAACTTTGCGGTCACGGAAGGCCGTCCCGACCAGCCGCTGTACCTCGTCGCTGACGCCGAGAAGCCCGCGGAGGCCGATCATCGCACGTTCGTCTCGGCCGACATCACGTCGGAAGTGGCGGCGGCGTCCCGGGCGACGTTCCCGCGCCAGGGACGTGCCGAGGTGCGTGCCGAGGAGACGATGCTGCTGATCTTCACCTCCGGCACGACGGGATTGCCCAAGGCTGCGCGATACAGCCACATGCGCTGGATGTCCTCGGGCGACGTCATGGAGGTGACGCTCGGGGTGACGCCCGACGACGTCTTCTATTGCTGCCTGCCGCTCTACCATGGGGCGGCGGCGACCTCGGTGACTTCGACCGCCCTGAAGGCGGGCGCCAGCATCGTGGTGCGGCGCAAGTTCAGCACCCGGGAATTCTGGTCCGACGTACGGCGTAACGGCATTACCATCGTTCAGTACATCGGCGAGATCTGCCGCTACCTGCTCAATGCGCCGCCGCAGCCGAACGATCGTGAGCACAGCCTGCGCTGCATGCTGGGCGCGGGCCTGACGATGGAGAGCTGGACGCGGTGGATCGAGCGTTTCGGTGAGGTGGACATCTACGAGGGCTGGGGCTCGACCGAGGCCAATACCGCGGTGATCAACGTCGACAACGTTCCGGGATCGGTGGGACGTGTGCCCTACTGGGAGAAGTCGAACTTCCGCCTGGTGCGCTACGACGTCGAGACCGAAAGCCATCCGCGCGACGAGAACGGGCGTTACATCCTGTGCAAGCCGGGCGAGGTCGGCGAAGGCCTTGGCTACATCGTCAATCACCCCGACATCGGTGCCGGGCGCTTCGAGGGCTATACCTCGCCCGAGGCGACCGAGAAGAAGATCCTGCGCAACGTGTTCGCCGAGGGTGATGCGTTCTGGAGCTCGGGCGATCTGTTGCGCTATGACGAGGACGGCTACTTCTACTTCGTCGACCGCATCGGCGACACCTTCCGCTGGAAGAGCGAGAACGTGTCGACCGCCGAGGTGGCCGAGGCGCTGGCGGACTACCCTGGCATGGAACTGCTCAACATCTACGGCGTGAAGGTGCCGAATCACGAAGGCCGTGCCGGCATGGCCGCCATCGTGATGCAGCCCGGACACGCGTTCGACCCCAAGGCGTTCTACGAGCTGACCGAGCAGCGCATCCCGCGCTACGCGGCGCCGCAGTTCGTGAGGGTGTCGGCTGCTGCCGACCTGACGACCACCTACAAGCTGCGCAAGGTTGACCTGCAGCGGCAGGGGTACGATCCGCGTGCGTTCGATGACCCGCTTTTCGTGCGCGACGAGAAGGCCGGCACCTATCGACCCTATTCTGAAGAGGTCTTGCGGGATGCGGGTTTCCCGCCGTTCGCCTGA
- a CDS encoding SDR family NAD(P)-dependent oxidoreductase, with translation MQAERGRLRSALIVRLNRGPGIVRSDDNRGTVHGRVALVLVDDVRSLQAEKTAAHSAGYPQCVRPGNVQAQGGGQMGFADKVVFVTGAGQGMGRAIVRHFGDAGACVVAADINADAAAAAVAGYGAKGLALACNVSDPASVKSAFDTVAERFGRLDVLINSAGIGSVDAFLDTPDDNWMRVIGVNLTGTFLCCREGARLMQKGGAKGAIINVSSTAAMSGEGPSHYCASKAGVMGLTRSIARELAASGIRVNTIVPGPTNTPMMAGIPDEWMQSMIKAIPLGRMCEPEEIARVAAFLASEDAGFITGQNIAVNGGMAFI, from the coding sequence ATGCAGGCGGAAAGGGGCCGCCTGCGATCGGCGCTTATCGTCCGTTTGAACAGGGGGCCGGGCATCGTCCGTTCAGACGACAACCGGGGAACGGTCCACGGCAGAGTCGCATTAGTCTTAGTGGACGATGTCCGGTCCTTGCAAGCCGAGAAAACTGCCGCCCATAGCGCCGGGTATCCGCAATGCGTGCGGCCCGGGAACGTACAGGCACAAGGAGGCGGACAGATGGGTTTTGCGGACAAGGTGGTCTTCGTGACCGGGGCCGGCCAGGGCATGGGGCGGGCGATCGTGCGGCATTTCGGCGACGCGGGTGCGTGCGTCGTCGCCGCGGACATCAATGCCGATGCCGCAGCCGCCGCCGTGGCGGGGTATGGCGCGAAGGGCCTTGCGCTGGCGTGCAACGTGTCGGACCCGGCCTCGGTCAAGTCGGCCTTTGATACGGTGGCCGAGCGTTTCGGTCGTCTCGACGTGCTCATCAACAGCGCCGGCATCGGCTCGGTTGATGCATTTCTCGACACGCCCGACGACAACTGGATGCGCGTGATCGGCGTCAACCTTACCGGCACCTTCCTGTGCTGCCGTGAGGGTGCCCGCCTGATGCAGAAGGGCGGCGCCAAGGGCGCCATCATCAATGTGTCGAGCACCGCCGCAATGTCGGGCGAAGGCCCCAGTCACTATTGCGCGTCGAAGGCCGGCGTCATGGGGCTGACGCGAAGCATCGCGCGTGAGCTGGCCGCGAGCGGCATCCGCGTGAACACCATCGTGCCCGGACCGACCAACACGCCGATGATGGCGGGCATCCCTGACGAGTGGATGCAGTCGATGATCAAGGCGATCCCGCTCGGCCGCATGTGCGAGCCGGAGGAGATCGCGCGCGTCGCTGCATTCCTCGCGAGCGAAGACGCCGGTTTCATCACCGGACAGAACATCGCCGTCAACGGCGGCATGGCCTTCATCTGA